One genomic window of Cannabis sativa cultivar Pink pepper isolate KNU-18-1 chromosome 2, ASM2916894v1, whole genome shotgun sequence includes the following:
- the LOC115718982 gene encoding importin subunit alpha-4: MSLRPSSRTEARKKSYKTGVDADEARRRREDNLVEIRKNKREDNLLKKRRDGLGLGLVSQSQVSDGPQNAAVLEKRLESIPGMVQGVWSDDSAVQLEATTQFRKLLSIERCPPIDEVIKAGVVPRFVEFLGRNEVPQLQFEAAWALTNVASGTSEHTRVVIDHGAVPMFVQLLSSGSDDVREQAVWALGNVAGDSPSCRDLVLSHGALVPLLAQLNEHSKLSMLRNATWTLSNFCRGKPPTPFEQVKPALPVLRQLIFLNDEEVLTDACWALSYLSDGPNDKIQAVIESGVCPRLVELLMHPSPTVLVPALRTVGNIVTGDDSQTQFVIDNQVLPCLFQLLTQNHKKSIKKEACWTISNITAGNKAQIQAVIEANIILPLVHLLQNAEFDIKKEAAWAISNATSGGSHEQIQFLVTQGCIGPLCDLLSCPDARIVTVCLEGLENILKVGEADKEMGLNGGVNIYGQAIDECEGLDKIENLQNHDNHEIYEKAVKILERYWAEEEDEEQNGQDNGDGTQQGFPFGASQPTLPPGGFKFG; encoded by the exons ATGTCTCTGCGACCCAGTTCCCGAACCGAGGCGCGTAAGAAGTCCTACAAGACCGGTGTTGATGCCGACGAGGCCAGGAGGAGGAGAGAGGATAATTTGGTTGAGATCAGGAAGAACAAGCGTGAAGATAATCTCTTGAAGAAGAGGAGGGATGGACTTGGCCTCGGCCTTGTTTCTCAGTCTCAGGTTTCCGATGGTCCACAAAATGCAGCCGTTTTGGAGAAGAGG TTGGAAAGTATTCCCGGGATGGTTCAAGGAGTATGGTCTGATGATTCTGCTGTACAATTAGAGGCAACTACTCAGTTTAGAAAGCTATTATCAATTG AGCGTTGCCCTCCAATTGATGAAGTTATTAAAGCAGGCGTGGTGCCTCGGTTTGTTGAGTTTCTTGGAAGGAATGAAGTGCCTCAGTTGCAA TTTGAGGCTGCATGGGCTTTGACCAATGTCGCATCTGGAACATCAGAGCATACACGGGTTGTTATTGATCATGGTGCTGTCCCCATGTTTGTGCAACTTCTTAGTTCTGGCAGTGACGATGTCAGAGAGCAG GCTGTATGGGCTTTAGGTAATGTTGCTGGTGACTCACCAAGTTGTAGAGATCTTGTTCTTAGTCATGGGGCTCTAGTTCCTTTGTTAGCTCAATTAAATGAGCACTCAAAGCTATCCATGCTAAGGAATGCCACATGGACTTTATCTAACTTCTGTCGTGGCAAGCCTCCTACACCATTTGAACAG GTTAAGCCTGCATTACCAGTTCTTCGGCAACTTATTTTCCTGAATGATGAAGAAGTCTTGACGGATGCCTGCTGGGCTCTTTCTTATCTCTCAGATGGTCCCAATGATAAAATACAGGCTGTAATTGAATCAGGTGTCTGTCCACGGCTTGTGGAACTTCTGAT GCATCCGTCACCTACAGTTCTTGTACCTGCTCTTCGGACTGTGGGTAATATTGTCACTGGTGATGATTCTCAGACTCAG TTTGTAATTGACAATCAAGTGCTCCCTTGCCTCTTTCAACTCCTTACACAAAACCATAAAAAGAGTATAAAGAAGGAAGCTTGTTGGACGATCTCAAATATTACTGCTGGCAATAAAGCACAAATACAG GCTGTAATTGAGGCCAATATCATTCTACCACTTGTACATCTTCTCCAAAATGCAGAGTTTGATATTAAAAAGGAGGCTGCATGGGCCATCTCCAATGCCACTTCTGGTGGCTCTCATGAACAAATCCA ATTTCTGGTCACCCAAGGTTGCATTGGCCCACTCTGTGATCTCCTAAGCTGTCCAGACGCAAGGATTGTAACAGTATGCCTCGAGGGTCTGGAGAACATTCTGAAGGTGGGCGAGGCAGACAAAGAAATGGGACTGAACGGTGGAGTCAATATTTATGGGCAGGCAATTGATGAATGTGAAGGATTGGATAAAATCGAGAATCTTCAGAACCACGACAACCACGAGATTTACGAGAAGGCTGTGAAGATCTTGGAGAGATATTGggcagaagaagaagatgaggagCAGAACGGGCAGGATAATGGAGACGGTACTCAACAAGGTTTTCCTTTTGGAGCAAGCCAACCCACCCTACCCCCTGGTGGCTTCAAATTTGGGTAA